DNA sequence from the Lynx canadensis isolate LIC74 chromosome B2, mLynCan4.pri.v2, whole genome shotgun sequence genome:
cccccctccttccccctcctcctcccctcaactctcccccccccgcccattcatgtcaccccttcccttccccctctgctCATGTCACCCCTTCCCCTTGTCCCCCTGCTTATGTTCACCCTCCCCAGGCCTTACAGTCTTTCTTTCCAGAACTGCTCCCTCTGGTCGTGCGTTTTTCTGGGGGGATTTAAGGGAGAAGAAGTGAGGGCAGGTTGGGAGGCTGTGTCCTGTAGGTGATGGTTGAGAATTCCAACCAAAGGAAGGCTCCCCGGGTGGACAGACGGAACTCCGGGCAGGAGGTGACGACATCCCCTTCACACTGTGGTGTCTCTTGGGGAGGGATCTCCCCCAATCTCAATAAACCAGTGCACAGTGTGACTCATCAGCTCATCCCTTACTGAGAACACACTGGGCTTCAGTCCCAGGAGGGGAACTCggggggctccatgctggtgaAAAGGCCCCACAgcagaggggtgggaggaaggtttTGTTGGTCCACTGAGGGCCTCTCAAAGCAGAACAGGATTGGGCCGCGACCAGTCAGTGATACTTTAGCGCGTAACTGTGGGGGCTCTGGAGTCGCGGCAGAGCGTCCGTTACCACCACTTGCGGAAAGGTGCCTGGAGCTCCTTGCCTCGTCCTGCTCACCATCATCTCTCGGCCCTTTGTCCAGTGGTGCCAGGACCGCGGCCTGGAGTGGTCCTTGGCCCGCGGAGGATGCTGGTGAGTGCCAGGCGCTGTCGCTGCTGTTCAAGGACGTGTGTGACAGTGCTGGGTGCTCACTGGAGCCTGGGGCATACGCCTGAGAAGACGCAAGGACCCTCCCTCCTAGGGATCAAGCACCACAGAAGAATGGCGGGTGCTGGTGACCTTGGGCCTAGCGGCCCCTGAGCACCCCCTGCCTTCAGTCTCTCAGAACCCTGAGCAGCTGGCAAGGAAACTGCTGTCAGAGAACAGAAAGTACTGAGTGGTCCATTAGGGCAAGGAAACCTGGGGACTCCTGACTCCTTGAGTTCTCTGAGAGGAGGGAATGATTCCTCGAGTTCTCTGAGAGGAGTGAGTGGTTCCCGAGATCTCTGAGAGGAGTGGATAATTCCGCTCTGAGGTCTCTGAGATCTCTGAGAGGAGCGGATGATTTCTGGAGTTCTCTGAGAGGAGCAGTTGATTCCCCAAGTTCTCTGAGAGGAGGGAATGATTCCTCGAATTCTCTGAGAGGAGTGAGTAGTTCCCGAGATCTCTGAGAGGAGCGGATAATTTCGCTGTGAGGTCTCTGAGATCTCTGAGAGCAGTGGATGATTTCTGGAGTTCTCTGAGAGGAGCGGGTGATTCCCCGAGTTCTCTGAGAGGAGCAGGTGATTTCTTGAGTTCTCCGAGAGGAGGGAATGATTCCCTGAGTTGTCTGAGTGAAGTGATTCTTTGCAGCTCAGCTTTTGTGTTTCCCTTTGGTACTGTTTGTTTAAAGCAATGCTCACATTTTTGTGGAAGATTGGAGGCCTGGGTGGTCCTCTCACTTCATCGTCCTGTTCGGAAGGCCTTTCTGAAGTCCCAGGAGAGCTCCTGTGGGTTAAGTCCCAGAGCGATGGTTGAACACCAGTCCACTGTGATTATTCACTGCAGGCCATTTGCACGCGCTGCAAGTTCCCCTGTTCCCACAGCGGCTCCTTCTCAGGGAAAGGCAAGAAGCCTGTGCGGTAGGCAAGCCTGTGGTGTGGAAAATGTGCTGTTCCAGCCCCAGGGTAGACCCTAAAAGACCATTATTGCTGCCTCAGATGTCTTTTGCACAGCTCTGCAGAGGTCGAGGGTGAGCTAAACGCTGTGGGAATCAGGAAACCAGCTGAGCAGATGCCCTGCTGGAAGGAAGTTGGAAGAGCCAGGTgcttccagccctgcctctgtgGGGATGGATTCTCCCACAGGCGTGTGACCTTGGAGCTGAGCTTGGAGTGCCCTGGGCTTTGGACTGCCCACCTGGCTGCACTGTGCTTCCCGCCTGGGCACCCACTATCAGAGAATTTCGGGAGAGCTCTATGCCATGTTGGTGGTGTTTCTACAAACAAGTTCTGGCTGGGAACACGTGGGCAGGAGCTCCTCTGGGCGCAGCGAGCAACACAGGCTTCCTGGGTGCACGTTCTCTAATGAGTGAGGGTGTAGGTGGAGGCAGAAAGGAGGTAGGCAGGTCTGTAGGTGACAGCTCTGAGGCTCAGGACAGCCCGTAAGGAAGGTGTCGTGCTCTCGAGACCCTCATCTGGCGAGGACACTGTGGCTCGGGCAGAGCGTGGCCCTGGTCTGGGGTCCGGGGTCACTCTGCTAACGAGTAGAGCCAGCAGCCAGACTCCTCGTACTGGTGTTTGTTGCTGCACAACCTGTTGCCCTAAAACAGCAGCTTAAAATACGAGTAATTGTTGATCTCcgggtttctgtgggtcaggagctCACgcaggggagagtggggagatACTGGAGACAGCTGAAGGCTGGGGGCTGAGGTCGTCAGAAGGGCCCAAAGATGGGTGATGTCCATCAGTGGAGACCTCAGCTGGGTGGTCCGGTGGAGCCCTAGGCGTGGCCTCTCCATGTGGCCTGGGATTGCTCATGACATGGTGGCTGGGCTCCAAAGGTGTGCATCCTGGGAAACACGGGAGCAGACACCTGGCCAGGTTGAAGCTGTCTTTTTTCTGGCACAGCCTTGAAAGTCACATGGTGTCACTTCTGCCGCGTCCCATTGGTCCAGGCTGTCCCAAGGCCTTGCACGTTCAAGTGCCAGAAACACAGGCCCCACGTCCTGGAATGAATGTCACACTGTAAAAACGCTCATGGGACAGGATAAATGTGCTGTTGAAGCTGTCTTTCGAAAGAGTGACCCATCACCTGCTGTGTGTGGTCTGCGTCCTCCAGAGACGGTTCATGGTACCTCCTCATACTGCTTGTCTGCACCCCAAGCTGATGGATCGTGCAGCCTCCTGTTAGACCTTGCCTTCTGGATGCTTCAGGGCCAGCCGGAGTCCCTCACTGGCTCTTTCTGCCAATGCTGGTTGCCGCCATGGTCCTTGTGACCTCGGGCCCCTCTGGACTGGTGCCTTTTGGTTTGTTCACTCAGGCTTTTGGAGCAGGGAATTCTTTGCACTTCATGGTCCATTAACATAAGGGAAAATCAGAGAAAGGGTCCCCCCCCCAACTCATCCCCAAACAGCTGTGATGTTCAAAACCCGTCACCAATATGGCAGCCCGCCGTATGGCCTGTGGAGTAAGATAGGAGACACTAGAGACTCTCCTGGAAGATAAACTTGGGCTCTGGTGGCGGCAGCCGCTGCCGTGAACGTGCTGAGGCTTTGAGGGTGGGCTGGTGGAATGTTCCCTCCCAGTGTGTGGAGAGCGGTGGGGACAGGGGGaagaaaaattctctttttcctctacCCATCTCCAGGTCTCCAGCTAGCGGGAGACAGGCTTACAGAGAATGACAAACGTTTTCCCACAGTGACTGCGTCATGCTCATAGTGACCTAGGAGCTCGCTAGTGCCCATTCTAGGCTGCACTAAGGGCAAGGGGCTTGGGCTTCTGAGCCCGTTGGGGGAGGAAGTCAGGGAAGGCATGAAAGCAGACTGCACAGACAGGCTTGTTTTGCAGATTTAAGTCAATGACTTCATTGATCAAAGTTGTGGAGTCCCCTTGGAATTAGGGAGGGAGGCATCCTCACAGATGCAAAGGGACCTGTGCCTACCTTTGCTTAGCGCTTTTCCTGCACCGCTGGTCCTCAACGGCCTTGGCTCGAAATAATCCATATGCCAAAGAGGCCTATTTTGGTTGTGGGTTCTGGTGCCCTTCAGGAGTGAGGGATTGATTCTGCATGGGAGAAATGGGAAGCCTGGCTCTGCGATGCAGTGGGAGCTGGACCCCATGCatggttttggggtgatggtgggatTGGGAGCTGATGGCcaacaaagaattcttgaaggCGTCTTTGGTGGAAAAAggtgattataaaataataaaatcatgagGACAGGACCCATgcgcaggaagagctgcactggggttgtgaagagtgactggttacaTGCTACAgagctgggggaggtaaagtAAAGACGGattttcttaaagggatttccatatgctaaagaagactccttACTGGAGGCCTGGCTGTCTTCAGGCTAAGGTGGTTTTCCACCTAGCAAAGCATCAACATAAAACAgtgggagttcctggagattacGCTACTGATAAGATTGCCCTTTTCCCCTGATATCACTAAGATGTTTATAAACTGATGGAGATGATATCAGTttaactatttgttttctgttcttttcttcctccttgggCAGCAGGAGaacctgaggaatatcacacacatcccacctcaGGGGTGGTGCTGTCTGAGGAATagcacacacatcccacctgagGGGGGGGAGGTGCAAGCTGAGGAATGTTGCAGGTATCCcatcggtggggggggggggagggtgctaGCTTGTGcctggccctcagcttgccccacccctgccatcgTTAGTGTCTTAACTATCCAGTGGGTGCCTCAGAAGGGAACCAGTGGCCAGACTTGAATTTGCAACTAAAACCTAGAGGTTCTTGAATGACACCTGTAAATACTTCTGGCTCAAGCATTGTACCAGGTGGATGGCTAAGTGCCTGTCCCCGTGGGACCTAAGTCTTACAGGCTTCAAGCATTTGTAAGGGTCCCACTTCCCAGTTTTTCCCAATTCAGTAGCTTCCATGCATTCCTAAAATAATGTCCACCTTCCTCCTTAATCATTCAGGTCCCTGATGTAACTCCTCCCACATCTTCCCACCATCATGCACAACATGCCTTAGCTCTTTGCACGCAGTAAATCAGTGAATATCTCCTATTAATTTTGCTCCCTCTGCCGTGGTTCAAACCTCTCAGAAGAATCCTCTGCTTCCCGGGCACCCAAGCACTCATacactttgttcttttattctggGTTCCTTGGACCTCTTGTTTGCCTTTGAAAATTAGTAACTGAAATCTCACCACAATGGAGTCCAGAGGCCGGCAAGGGGCGCTTCAGGCCCAGCACTGCTGGTCAAATGCAGACCTGAAAGGAAGAGGGGGGCTTGACCTTGCAGGTGGAAACCATTCAGCTACTCCAGCaggagcccccccctcccccaacagctCAGGCACTGAGAAGCCACCACACTCCCAAGTTCCCAGTTTACTCCAGTGGACTGTTAGCTCATAACAGCCTTCTCAacgtgatgtggggaacaaagacaaaagaaaataattttctttgcaacttgcagcccattgacaagtccttgagacacgCACAGTGACCTTCTtctgggagctcagctgccttgatGTCAAAACTTTAATGTAACATTATCTCAACCCCCAGGATCCTTTAACAATCCCTTTGGGAACTTCCTtgatctcaactgccccaaggtATATGCCGGCAATCATCCGCCAAGCTTATAGCCCCTGATACACATCTGGAGGGTCTCATAACTGAGATTTTACTACTCTGTAGtcaatgaccttttcctaacaggAGCTATCCCTTCAAAGTCCTGGGAACCTTGCTCCCAAATCCCTTACAGACTTACTTATCCCCACTAAGACCATATAATCAGTCCCTCCTTACAACCctagtgcagctcttcctgcccatgggtcctgttcctgtgctttaataaaaccatgtTTTTACACTGAAGATGCCTCAAgaatcctgggggcgcctgggtgactcggttaagcgtctgacttcagctcaggtcatgatctcatggtgcatgggtccaagccccgtgtcagtctctgtgctgacagctccttcaggttctgtctccctctctctctgcccttcccccactcatgctctgtttctctctcaaaaataaacgttaaaaaaagtaaaaaagaaaaaagccaactaCATTAAGTTCTAGGGAAGttgtgctttaaaaagaaaagaagtctttCCTGACCATTCGCTCTGAACCCAACATTTTCTCATCCACCTCATCCCTTTTGTCCTTAAAATGTgtgctctctcctctgtcccctggaCTTGCCTACCTGTTTGTCCCAGaatgtaattctcttttttccttgtgcTGGTAAAATGACTGGCAGTTTTTACTAAGGCCAAGAGCCTCGAAGTCACTTGTGTGGTGCTTAATCAGGCTAGAAATATGCCTCTGAGCATCTGTATCTTCTCCGGACACTGAGGATTGTGGTTGACTAATCTTAGTAGAGATTTTCTCCTGAAGTTTCTAGTAGATAACTTTACACATAGAATTAATTCAGAATGAGATGCTAGTTTTAAGCCTGTGTTaaagcatttattcaacaaatcaGGTTTCATTAAAAGTTTCTTAGACTGCTTCATTTAATTCTCTGTCATATTTCCACACCAGGGCCTCCGTGTGAACAGAGCTGATAAAGAGGCAGAAAGACTGGAGGTTTCCAGATGCCAGTGAGAGGAAGAGGGCAGACGTGGTCATGGGAAAAAGAAATTACCTAAGCGatttaaaaagtggaattaaGGTCAACATTACTTGTGGGGATGAGATTAGGATATTAATATAAGATGGGGGGGATCTACATTAAGATCAGGACATAGTCTAACATGAGGCGGAGGAGACAATAAAATTACTCTGGGCGGATGGCTGGAAAGAGGAGGATGGAGAGAGTTAACACAGCTGTTCTGTGCATGTTCAGCCAAAGCCACTTTGTGTTGGGACTAGAATAAacataggatttttctttttcttatcagcATGTACCAAAGAGAACTTGGAATTGCCATTGCCATGGAAAAGCTAAGAGACCACATCTGTGGGATTAGGACCTTCCAGAAAGCTTTACACATTTTTTggtagatatttatttatttaatcctttgctcatttatagAATTAATTGGGTGCCAATTTTCTGCAACATTTCAGTCCTTGCCTTCTGAGAGCCTGAAATCCAGGGGTGGAGGTGTGTGTGAGCCAGGAACACAAACCATGAGCTGTAACAAAACTTCCAGCAGCTTTGAGGCATGTGATAAACTCTCACTCCCAGGAGGAAACCTCCTTCATGTGGAAAATCCGATTTCTAGATTGGGATGATTTCCTCAAAGTTTGCTGAAAGGCTGAGACTTCCTACCTGGGCTAAAGAGGCACTGTTTGTACCAAAACACAGGGTTAAGAACACAGACTTGACTCCACCCACCTGGGTACCAATCACTGACCTTCTTCAGCTGCTACTTAAACTgtgccttacttttttttttaaggcttatttttatttattttgagagggagagagtgagcaggggaggggcagagagagagggagagaatgagcagggaggggcagagagagagggagagagtgagcaggggagaggcagagagagagagagagagagagagcaggggaggggcacagagagagggagagagaattccaatcagaTTCTGCATCATCAGCGAAGAGCCCGATGGTGGACTCGATCTaatgaacactgagatcatgacctgagtggaaatcaagagttggatgctcaaatgactgagccatccaggcgccccaaaatatctTTCTTAGTTTGTGCATCTGAAAAAGCTAGTATCTGCTTCGTGGTGTTGTGACAGGGATTGATGCGTTAATATGTGTAAATTACTTTAAATGGTACCTGAAATGTGTACGGGTATGTGTATTGTACACACCTTTTCTCAGGTAGGTAGGTCCTTCCCCCGACATCAGGCGCAGTGCCGAGTGCAGCCGGCAGAGGGCGCCAGAGCCCGCGTTGTGCAAACGGTCCCGGGCCTCCGCGCGGCCAGGGCTCTGGGGGTTCTGCAGGTTGGCCTGCGGATCCGGGCAGGGCCCTTGGGCACTGggagtggcgggggtgggggtgtgggtgtggggtggggaatgCAGGTACCCAGGTGACCCGTGGccccgggcgggggtggggaggagaagggggggcgggggagaaatGCTGGTGCCCAGGTAACCCATGGGCATTGGGGGCGGGGTGCAGGTGCCCAGGTGACCCCTGGATGCTTAGGAAGAAACGCTGGTGCCCAGGCGACCTGTGGActccgggagggggcggggagaaatGCTGGTGCCCAGGTAACACATGGGCATTGGGAGCGGGGTGCAGGTGCCCAGGTGACCACCCCCACTTGGCGTATGGGCTTCATCTGGCCCCAGGCCTAAGGAGGCTGTGACATTTGAGTGCCTTTGAGAGGTTGCGGGGCCTGGGTCTTAGGTGTCAGCTGCGTGTTCCTGGGCTGGTTTCAGAGCTTGAGGCTCCCCTGTTCTGCTGTCATCTGAGAGGGTGAAATGGATGGAAGATATCAAACACACataaagaagtggaaacaacTTGAAGGAGAAGCAAAATGATGTGGCAGGGATCAGACGTGGGGGTGAAGCAGTGATGTGACCGGTGATCCAGGCACATGGTGTGGAGATGGGGACAGTTCAGGacggaagaaaggaaagaggacgGATACATGATGGTTCCTATAGTCTCACCTCGCATGGAGGTGTGTGCCTTCTGAGCAGGTGTTCCATCTCTACCTTAAACACATGGCACACAGACGGACACGACAGACAGACATGTACACagacagacacatgcacacagatggacacacacacagacggaTACAtggacggacacacacacacggagatgcacacacacagacggacacacagacacacagatggacATGCACACATAGATACATTTATGGacagacacagacacgcacacacagatgGACACGCACACAGATGGagacgcacagacacacacagacacacagatggacatgcacacacagacacacagatggacagacacgagacagacacatagatggacatgcacacgcacacgaTTACAAGCACACACAGATGGACACACATACGGatggacacacatacacagacggagatgcacacacacacagacatgcacacacacgtagaTGGACAGACACAGAcggacacgcacacacagacagacacccacacacagacacacagatggacatgcacacacagatacacttatggacagacacagacacgcacacagaTGGAGACGCACACACAGGCGGagacgcacagacacacacagacacacagatggacagacacagacagacacatagatggacacgcacacgcacacacatacatgcacacacagatggACACACACAGACGGAGATGCACACATAGACAGAGACGCACACAGAGATGGACACgtacacacagacgcacacagagagatggacacacacagatgcacacgcacacagacgGACATgcacacaaagacagacacacgcacacagacacacgcacatgGACTGACACGCACACACAGACGGACACACGCAGGGCGCACACACAGGcacgcgtgtgtgcatgcacacacacagctaCTGCCCAGCCCTGTGGCGCCCTGGGTGAGGAGGGCGTGGTGTGGGGCACAAGGCATCCCCACAGAAGCAGGTTGATTCCCTGGGGACTGGAAAGCACCCAGGCAGCTCTCAGCACTCCCTTGGGTCCCTGTGCCTCCCAAGCAGCGTCCCAGTGTCCCCTTTACCCCTCTGTTCCTCAGGGTGTGAACAAGAGGGTTGTTAAGTGCTGGAGTGCCTGCTGCATAGCAGAGACTGGACAACTTGCCCCTTTGCTGAACGTCGGGATTTGGGGGCTGCAGATAGACAGTAATGACTGAGTCGTACGAGGGTGACCACCGCGAGGTGGGAGGGGTGCGTCCGGAACGCCTTCTTCCACCCTGTGGCAGACTTGACCTGAGCACTGCTCGGGCAGAGGCAGTGAGGGACCACGACAGCCACCTGCATCTCACCGTAAGTGGCGTTTCCGCGGGACAGTGCAGTCAGAGCCGGGACCTCACACAAAAATATCACCCACCTGCCGGCGGGGACACAAGAGCAGACGGAGAGGGGCTGGTGTCAGGACCGCTGACTCCACCAGGCCGGTGGCCCAGGTGGTGGCCGCCAGCTGCTGGCTCAAGCAGGGGTAGCATGGTGCAGGGGCCAGCGGACGGCCACGTAGCGGTCAAAGGCCATCAGTGTGAGGACGATGCACTCCGTGGTCCCCAGGAACGGGCAGCCCAGGAGGCTGGTGGTATTCGCCCCAGGTGGGTCGCATCTGGGCGGTGCAGCTTGCGCTGAAGCATAGATCTGAGGACAGGTTCAGGGCGTGCAGCCTGGGggcctgcactgacagcaggatGATGCGGGTGCTGCCCCCCTGGGTCTGCACAGGGGGTTCCTTTGGGCCCTGGGTGTGCAGAGAAGTCCCCGGGGAGCTCTTGCTGGCACGGCCGGTTCCTGTCCCGACTGGACGGAACTCACCTGGTCTGGCAGGTGCACCGGGTCGGTGGGGCGTCCTGGAGGAGGGGCGCGCGGAGGTGGGGGAGCGGGCAtcctggaggaggggcacagggagggggcGTCCCGAAGGAGGGGCGGAACTTCGAACGGGGCCTGGGGCTGGCGGGCTGCGGGTGAAGGAGGCTAGTGGAAATTTCCAGCACTGCGTGCCCTTGCCGCCCCTGTGCTCTGAGTGCTGCTGGGGGAGCTGTGTCCTCCCTGCGCATTTGCCAGAAGAACCAGCAAAGTCATGTGTGTTTTGAGTGGATTTTCGGGTTATAAGCTATGTCTGTGGAGTGGATCATTTCTCTATTTGTCAGAGGAATTTTGTGGGGCTGCTTATAATCCGTGCGTCCTCcttgcaggggttggggggggggagagggggctcgTCAGGGACCGAGGTTGTATCTAGGAGACAGGTCTTCCCTTTGCGGCTAACGACCCGGTTCACAGACGGGTCTGTCACTGCCCTGAGACGCTCACAGGCAGGACGCAAGCCACAAGCACATTTAAATCGTCATTAATATCATAGAAACATTATCAAAGACtccaagcttttaaaaaattataatttattgtcaaattggctaacatacagtgtgtaaagtgtgctcttggtttttggcatAGATTACCGTGGTTCATGGCTTCCAtgcaatatccagtgctcatcccaacgggtgccctcctccctgcccatcacccactttgccctctcttccctctcccccacccccatgaaccctcagtttgttctctgtatccaagagtctcttatggtttgtctccctccctttctgtttgtaactattttgccccctcccccatggtcttctgttaagtttctcaagatccacatatgagtgaaaacatatgatatctttctctcactgacttgtttcactcagcataatacactccaggtccatccacgttgctgcaaatggcaggatttcattctttctcgttgccaagtagtattccattgtatttataaaccacaatttctttatccattcatcagttgatggacatttaggccctttccataatttggctatggttgaaagtgctgctataaacattggggtacaagggcccctatgcatcagcactcctgtatcccttgggtaaattcctagcagtgctattgctgggtcatagggtagatctattgttaattttttgaggaacctccacactgttttccagagcagctgcaccagtttgcattcccaccagcagtgc
Encoded proteins:
- the LOC115514663 gene encoding LOW QUALITY PROTEIN: olfactory receptor 2H1 (The sequence of the model RefSeq protein was modified relative to this genomic sequence to represent the inferred CDS: inserted 3 bases in 2 codons; deleted 1 base in 1 codon) — its product is MPAPPPPRAPPPGRPTDPVHLPDQIYASAQAAPPRCDPPGANTTSLLGCPFLGTTECIVLTLMAFDRYVAVRWPLHHAXPCLSQQLAATTWATGLVESAVLTPAPLRLLLCPRRQVGDFLCEVPALTALSRGNATYGEMQVAVVVPHCLCPSSAQVKSATGWKKAFRTHPSHLAVVTLXYDSVITVYLQPPNPDVQQRGKLSSLCYAAGTPALNNPLVHTLRNRGVKGTLGRCLGGTGTQGSAESCLGAFQSPGNQPASANLQNPQSPGRAEARDRLHNAGSGALCRLHSALRLMSGEGPTYLRKAGDLEMGRGKREFFFPLSPPLSTHWEGTFHQPTLKASARSRQRLPPPEPKFIFQESL